TTTTGGCGGAGAAGGACGCAGGAATGTCGCTCCCGCCTCCCCATGGGGCCAGGTGTCGGCGGCAAGATTATTATTGACTACAGGTATATTTAAGGTATAGTAATTATACTATGGAGTTTGAGTTTGACCCCAAGAAAAGTGAAAGCAACAAGCAGAAACACGGTATTGATTTTTATGAGGCCCAGGAATTATGGGATGATCCTGATTTAATGGAGATTCCTTTAAGAACAAGTGACGAACCAGGATTTTTGGTAATAGGTAGTATTTCAGAGAAGCATTGGTCCGGGATTATAACTTATAGGGGAGATAAAATAAGAATTATTTCGGTACGACGTTCGAGAAAAGAGGAGGTTGATATATATGAAGGCTATTAAGGCTAAAGAAATTGAAAAGAAATTTGATGAAGGAGAGGATATCTCTAAATATCTTGATTTGTCAAAAGCCAGAAGACCTGAGCAGGAACAGAAAAGGGTAAATGTAGATTTCCCCTTATGGATGATTCACTTATTAGATAAAGAGGCGAAACGTCTGGGCGTGCCTCGACAATCCATCATCAAGGTCTGGGTAGCTGAGCGTCTTGAAAAGGCGTCTTGAACATGCATAATGAAGACATTTCCCGTCCGCCCAAGGCGGACTGCGGGGAGCTTCCAATCTTCCACCGTGCCGCATTCCCCCTGAGCGAAGCGAAGGGGGAATAAATTGCCATACTTATGTCGAGTCGACATAATATATAATGTTAGGCAGTGACCGAATCTATTCACACCCGTAAGGAGATTTTCTGCATTGGATATTCCACGGATCTTCAACATCACCGAAAGT
The Desulfovibrionales bacterium DNA segment above includes these coding regions:
- a CDS encoding CopG family antitoxin; this encodes MKAIKAKEIEKKFDEGEDISKYLDLSKARRPEQEQKRVNVDFPLWMIHLLDKEAKRLGVPRQSIIKVWVAERLEKAS
- a CDS encoding BrnT family toxin; its protein translation is MEFEFDPKKSESNKQKHGIDFYEAQELWDDPDLMEIPLRTSDEPGFLVIGSISEKHWSGIITYRGDKIRIISVRRSRKEEVDIYEGY